In one Corallococcus silvisoli genomic region, the following are encoded:
- a CDS encoding ABC1 kinase family protein, which yields MSPLAAAQKTEEEEEAPPTAAALPAEQRGQRIQAAVQRWRRREGKGARIEAAKALGQVLRARAWDTPPSPHHREAEQYHASIGRALLQLGVWLFGALWLLARIAADVLRRRDSLQRRAQHLRRLIEQAGGTWIKLGQQLAIRVDLLPYPVAQELEKMLDAAPPIPSSQVRGIMERAFQRPISEVFSELSAAPVGSGSVACVYRAVLHSGEVVAVKVRRPGVGALFAADMRALGWILWLAEVWFVPPGYSRQLLYELSSMLYEELDFVREARYTELFQDRLDRLGQQFARSPRVHGDLSNHEVLVTEFVSGIWLKDLVSAAERQDQEGLRALAELGIVPRKVARRLLKIARLCAQEGLFFHADLHPANVVVQPDSKLVLIDFGSCGAFTARERRVWREIADAQANEDVGRMVSAVLALLEPLPAVDVEEFSRKLEGVFWQDLYANKSRTSRWWERTSANLWIGFFKLAQEYRVPMNLNTLRMIRSTMLSDSLAARLDPRIDHYREYRRYEVQLGRRMRRRFEKKLDSLAEDRSFIRYDQIYEAAMAGFYRLQRFLDSSTYRFAVTERTLSFAIAQSLRAGATLLLGGLAIRVGAAFTRMVQQGQGAEEAFSTEVLSGRAWGAMFVSPLFVGAALLALAVTLRGISFRLSDKNREAGSRSAL from the coding sequence GTGAGCCCGCTGGCCGCCGCCCAGAAGACGGAGGAGGAGGAGGAGGCGCCCCCCACCGCGGCGGCGTTGCCGGCGGAGCAGCGCGGCCAGCGGATCCAGGCCGCGGTCCAGCGCTGGCGGCGGCGCGAGGGTAAGGGCGCGCGAATCGAGGCGGCGAAGGCGTTGGGGCAGGTGCTCCGCGCGCGGGCCTGGGACACGCCTCCGTCCCCGCACCACCGGGAGGCGGAGCAATACCACGCCAGCATCGGCCGGGCGCTCCTGCAGCTCGGGGTCTGGCTCTTCGGCGCGCTGTGGCTGTTGGCGCGGATCGCGGCGGACGTGCTCCGGCGGCGCGACTCGCTCCAGCGGCGGGCGCAGCACCTGCGGCGTCTGATTGAGCAGGCGGGCGGGACGTGGATCAAGCTGGGACAACAGCTGGCGATCCGCGTGGACCTCCTCCCCTACCCGGTGGCCCAGGAGCTGGAGAAGATGCTCGACGCCGCTCCGCCCATCCCCTCCTCGCAGGTGCGGGGAATCATGGAGCGGGCGTTCCAGCGGCCCATCTCCGAGGTGTTCTCCGAGCTGAGCGCCGCGCCGGTGGGCTCCGGCTCGGTCGCGTGCGTCTACCGGGCGGTGCTCCACAGCGGCGAGGTGGTGGCGGTGAAGGTCCGCCGGCCCGGCGTGGGCGCGCTCTTCGCCGCGGACATGCGCGCGCTGGGGTGGATCCTCTGGCTGGCGGAGGTGTGGTTCGTGCCTCCCGGCTACTCGCGCCAGCTCCTCTATGAGCTCAGCTCCATGCTCTACGAGGAGCTCGATTTCGTCCGCGAGGCCCGCTACACGGAGCTCTTCCAGGACCGGCTGGACCGGCTGGGTCAGCAGTTCGCGCGTTCGCCGCGCGTCCACGGCGACCTCTCCAACCACGAGGTGCTGGTCACGGAGTTCGTCTCCGGCATCTGGCTCAAGGACCTCGTCTCCGCGGCCGAGCGCCAGGACCAGGAGGGGCTCCGCGCGCTCGCCGAGCTGGGGATCGTCCCCCGCAAGGTGGCCCGCAGACTGCTCAAGATCGCACGCCTCTGTGCCCAGGAGGGCCTGTTCTTCCACGCGGACCTCCACCCGGCGAACGTGGTGGTGCAGCCGGACAGCAAGCTCGTGCTGATCGACTTCGGCTCCTGCGGCGCGTTCACCGCGCGGGAGCGCCGGGTGTGGCGGGAGATCGCGGACGCCCAGGCGAACGAGGACGTGGGCCGGATGGTGTCCGCGGTGCTCGCGCTGCTCGAGCCGCTGCCCGCGGTGGACGTGGAGGAGTTCTCCCGAAAACTGGAGGGGGTCTTCTGGCAGGACCTCTACGCGAACAAGAGCCGCACCTCGCGCTGGTGGGAGCGGACGTCCGCCAACCTTTGGATTGGCTTCTTCAAGCTCGCCCAGGAGTACCGGGTGCCCATGAACCTCAACACCCTGCGGATGATTCGCTCCACCATGCTCTCGGACAGCCTGGCCGCCCGGCTGGATCCCCGCATCGACCACTACCGGGAGTACCGCCGGTACGAAGTGCAGCTGGGACGCCGGATGCGGCGGCGGTTCGAGAAGAAACTGGACAGTCTGGCCGAGGACCGCTCGTTCATTCGCTATGACCAGATCTACGAGGCGGCGATGGCGGGCTTCTACCGGCTCCAGCGCTTCCTCGACTCCTCCACCTATCGCTTCGCCGTGACCGAGCGGACGCTCTCCTTCGCGATTGCCCAGTCGCTCCGCGCCGGAGCCACGCTGCTGCTGGGGGGGCTGGCGATCCGCGTTGGCGCGGCCTTCACCCGGATGGTCCAACAGGGACAGGGCGCGGAAGAGGCGTTCTCCACGGAGGTGCTGTCAGGCCGTGCGTGGGGGGCGATGTTCGTCAGCCCTCTGTTCGTCGGCGCCGCGCTGCTCGCGCTGGCGGTGACGCTCCGGGGGATCAGCTTTCGTCTATCCGACAAGAACAGGGAGGCGGGCTCTCGAAGCGCGCTCTGA
- a CDS encoding phosphopantetheine-binding protein, which translates to MNAEEVRTKLVDVLREFLPRVAPGEPVEMARPLNELGLDSMSAINLMLALEGAFEISVPDALLTAETFHSAATLESTVRHLRGDAK; encoded by the coding sequence ATGAACGCAGAAGAGGTGAGGACCAAGCTGGTCGACGTGCTGCGCGAGTTCCTGCCCCGGGTGGCTCCCGGCGAGCCCGTGGAGATGGCGCGTCCGCTCAACGAGCTGGGGCTGGACTCGATGAGCGCCATCAACCTGATGCTCGCGCTCGAGGGCGCCTTCGAGATCTCCGTCCCGGACGCACTCCTCACCGCGGAGACGTTCCACTCCGCGGCGACGCTCGAGTCCACCGTCCGGCACCTGCGCGGCGACGCGAAGTGA
- a CDS encoding type III PLP-dependent enzyme domain-containing protein, with the protein MSAPVSLPELERAATWLEVYGSPLYIYDLGEVERRARALTALLPEGSRLLFSLKANPLPAIAEHLCRLGCDAEVSSTGELAVALSAGFPPERVLYTGPGKSAEEVRTALAAGVTGFSAESWSDLERLDRAARSARLRARVLLRVNPSAPPVARLAMSGVSSQFGFDEAELLEGRARLEALEGIELKGLHIYQGTQLADVPALLSAMQVALQVGERLSDALGVAFQVMDLGGGFPWPFATPGVGPDLSPLREALAQLAAGRERTAAATLWFESGRWLCGAAGTLWATVMDVKRSKGKQYVILDTGIHHLGGMSGLGRVPLMGIGVARGGAEVPSGALEEVNVVGPLCTPLDCFARNLRLPPLRAGDRVFVPNVGAYGLTASLTGFLSRPPPLELAHRNGELTSVHRLRWGHEAHARPAAARSILSEEAP; encoded by the coding sequence ATGAGCGCGCCCGTGTCCCTCCCCGAGCTGGAGCGGGCCGCGACCTGGCTGGAGGTCTACGGCTCGCCCCTCTACATCTACGACCTGGGGGAGGTGGAGCGCCGCGCGCGAGCGCTCACCGCGCTGCTTCCCGAGGGCAGCCGGCTGCTCTTCTCGCTCAAGGCCAATCCACTGCCCGCGATCGCCGAGCACCTCTGCCGGCTCGGCTGCGACGCGGAGGTGTCCTCCACGGGAGAGCTGGCGGTGGCGCTGTCCGCGGGCTTCCCTCCGGAGCGGGTGCTGTACACCGGCCCAGGCAAGAGCGCGGAGGAGGTGCGGACGGCGCTGGCCGCCGGAGTGACTGGCTTCTCCGCCGAGTCCTGGTCGGACCTGGAGCGGCTTGACCGGGCCGCGCGGTCCGCACGGCTCCGCGCGCGGGTCCTGCTCCGGGTCAACCCGAGCGCGCCCCCCGTGGCCCGGCTGGCGATGAGCGGGGTGAGCAGCCAGTTCGGCTTCGACGAGGCGGAGCTGCTCGAAGGCCGCGCGCGATTGGAGGCGCTGGAGGGCATCGAGCTGAAGGGGCTCCACATCTACCAGGGCACGCAGCTCGCGGACGTACCGGCGCTGCTCTCGGCGATGCAGGTCGCGCTTCAGGTGGGTGAGCGCCTCTCCGACGCGCTCGGGGTGGCCTTCCAGGTGATGGACCTGGGCGGCGGCTTCCCCTGGCCCTTCGCCACGCCGGGCGTCGGGCCCGACCTGAGCCCCCTGCGCGAGGCGCTGGCCCAGCTGGCCGCCGGTCGTGAGCGGACCGCCGCCGCCACGCTCTGGTTCGAGTCAGGCCGCTGGCTCTGCGGCGCCGCGGGCACCCTCTGGGCGACGGTCATGGACGTGAAGCGCTCCAAGGGGAAGCAGTACGTCATCCTCGACACCGGCATCCACCACCTGGGCGGGATGTCCGGCCTCGGGCGGGTGCCGCTGATGGGGATTGGCGTCGCGCGGGGGGGCGCGGAGGTGCCGTCCGGCGCGCTCGAGGAGGTCAACGTGGTGGGGCCGCTCTGCACCCCGTTGGACTGCTTCGCGCGCAACCTCAGGCTTCCGCCGCTCCGGGCAGGGGACCGGGTCTTCGTGCCCAACGTCGGCGCCTACGGGCTGACCGCCAGCCTCACGGGGTTCCTCAGCCGGCCGCCGCCCCTGGAGCTGGCGCACCGGAACGGAGAGCTGACGTCGGTGCACCGGCTGCGCTGGGGCCATGAAGCGCACGCGCGGCCCGCCGCCGCGAGGTCGATTCTGTCGGAGGAGGCACCATGA
- a CDS encoding class I adenylate-forming enzyme family protein yields MFTRHLSGLLDEAERLHGDRPFLSDDHTFTYAQLATATRQLGGWLARRGVQRGDRAIILTRNRAEQALAAFATARVGGIFAVLHGAIREASLRRILGQVTPAVAFLDETTAHLAPAFGDVPIVWVGGGALPSNGARLEQLLAREPAECPPFPGVDVDPVCLIYTSGSTGAPRGVTLSHDNILFVVAAIQERLQYVPEDVVGVFLPLSFDYGLYQVFLAAQVGASVFIGGAELAGAALLATLERQRITVLPGVPTLFAALLKLLARGGTRTLRLRALTNTGAHLPLSHVEQLRQHLPGVSVFLMYGLTECKRVSILLPEELEAHPGSVGRALPGTEAMVVDEEGRVLPPGSVGELVLQGRHVALGYWQAPEETALRYRTHPRGLGRVLYSGDLFRMDAEGFLQFVGRRDFLLKCRGFRIHPLEIEEVACGLRGVAEAGVVQEPHVDRLHLFVTASASEDAAPLRETGLLDALASRLESYKMPDKVHWVPELPKTPNGKLDRAALAGLLGTGGRP; encoded by the coding sequence ATGTTCACCAGACACCTCAGCGGCCTGCTGGATGAGGCCGAACGCCTTCACGGCGACCGCCCGTTCCTGAGCGACGACCACACCTTCACCTATGCCCAGCTCGCCACCGCCACCCGGCAGCTGGGGGGCTGGCTCGCGCGCCGCGGGGTCCAGCGCGGAGACCGGGCGATCATCCTCACCCGCAACCGCGCGGAGCAGGCATTGGCCGCGTTCGCGACCGCGCGGGTCGGCGGCATCTTCGCGGTCCTCCACGGGGCGATCCGCGAAGCCAGTCTGCGGAGGATCCTGGGCCAGGTGACGCCCGCCGTCGCCTTCCTGGATGAGACGACCGCGCACCTGGCCCCCGCTTTCGGAGACGTGCCCATCGTCTGGGTTGGAGGGGGCGCGCTGCCCTCCAACGGAGCGCGCCTGGAGCAGCTCCTGGCCAGGGAGCCCGCGGAGTGCCCACCCTTCCCCGGAGTGGACGTCGATCCGGTCTGCCTCATCTACACCTCCGGCTCCACCGGCGCGCCGCGCGGGGTGACGCTCAGCCACGACAACATCCTCTTCGTGGTGGCCGCGATCCAGGAGCGCCTCCAGTACGTGCCGGAGGACGTGGTGGGGGTCTTCCTCCCCCTCTCCTTCGACTACGGCCTCTATCAGGTGTTCCTCGCCGCGCAGGTGGGCGCCTCCGTGTTCATCGGCGGGGCGGAGCTGGCCGGGGCCGCGCTGCTCGCCACCCTGGAGCGCCAGCGGATCACCGTCCTCCCCGGAGTGCCCACGCTCTTCGCCGCGCTGCTCAAGCTCCTCGCGCGCGGAGGGACGCGCACGCTCCGGCTGCGCGCGCTCACCAACACCGGCGCGCACCTCCCGCTCAGTCACGTGGAGCAGCTGCGGCAGCATCTGCCGGGCGTCTCCGTGTTCCTGATGTATGGGCTGACCGAATGCAAGCGCGTCTCCATCCTCCTGCCCGAGGAGCTGGAGGCGCACCCGGGCTCGGTGGGGCGCGCGCTGCCGGGCACCGAGGCGATGGTCGTCGACGAGGAGGGCCGCGTGCTCCCTCCGGGGTCGGTGGGGGAGCTCGTCCTCCAGGGCCGCCACGTCGCGCTCGGCTACTGGCAGGCCCCTGAAGAGACCGCGCTGCGCTACCGGACCCATCCGCGCGGGCTGGGCCGCGTCCTGTACTCAGGCGACCTGTTCCGGATGGATGCGGAAGGCTTCCTCCAGTTCGTCGGTCGGCGTGACTTCCTCCTCAAGTGCCGTGGCTTCCGGATCCATCCGCTGGAGATCGAAGAGGTGGCGTGCGGGCTGCGCGGCGTCGCCGAGGCGGGCGTGGTCCAGGAGCCGCATGTCGACCGGCTGCACCTCTTCGTCACCGCCAGCGCCAGCGAGGACGCGGCCCCGCTGCGGGAGACCGGGCTGCTCGACGCCCTCGCCAGCCGGCTGGAGTCCTACAAGATGCCGGACAAGGTCCACTGGGTCCCAGAGCTGCCCAAGACCCCCAACGGGAAGCTCGACCGGGCCGCGCTCGCGGGCCTGCTGGGAACGGGAGGGCGACCATGA